In one Mycobacteroides chelonae genomic region, the following are encoded:
- a CDS encoding flavin-containing monooxygenase has translation MDRKSDRNYEIIIIGAGFSGIGSGISLMKAGFTDFLMVDDADGVGGTWHWNTYPGIAVDIPSFSYQFSYEMRPSWSRTYAHGNELKAYAERCVEKYRLWDHIRFNTTITEACFDENATRWHLTSANGEEFTARFVINCSGVLSRPKWPEIKGVRDFAGVTLHTARWDNAKDLSGKRVAVIGTGASAVQLIPEVAKKAESLTVFQRTPIYCLPKPDFPIPTWGGRLLHFLPGAQLATRTASQAFVEITFPIAAHFHTVIPFADVMESAAKRYMRREVHDPTTREQLIPRYSLGCKRPSFHNSYLATYNRSNVSLETSGITHIDHASVHTRDGKAHPIDVLILATGFKVMESGNMPTYVLKGRGGLEQATWWDEHRLQAFEGVSVPGFPNHFNIFGPYGYNGSSYFTLIEAQSRHIVRCLRRARALGANCVEVKKEANDRYFAEVLRRRHRQVFWQPSCSNANSYYFDRHGDVPLRPSTTLETYWRSRTFRLSDYRFENRPEEVCPR, from the coding sequence ATGGATCGCAAGTCCGACCGTAATTACGAGATAATTATCATAGGAGCTGGATTTTCCGGCATCGGGTCTGGCATTAGCTTGATGAAGGCGGGATTTACCGACTTCTTGATGGTTGATGACGCCGATGGCGTAGGTGGTACGTGGCACTGGAACACCTACCCGGGTATCGCTGTCGATATACCGTCGTTCAGTTATCAATTCTCATACGAAATGCGGCCCTCTTGGTCGCGCACGTACGCCCACGGCAATGAGCTCAAAGCCTATGCCGAGCGATGTGTTGAAAAGTATCGGCTCTGGGACCATATTCGTTTCAACACAACCATTACCGAGGCTTGTTTCGACGAGAACGCAACACGGTGGCATTTGACCAGTGCCAATGGTGAGGAGTTCACGGCACGCTTCGTGATAAATTGCTCCGGCGTTCTCAGTCGGCCAAAGTGGCCTGAAATCAAGGGGGTGCGAGATTTCGCCGGCGTTACGCTCCACACGGCTAGATGGGACAATGCCAAAGATCTCAGCGGGAAGAGGGTTGCAGTAATCGGTACCGGTGCATCGGCGGTGCAACTGATACCCGAAGTCGCAAAGAAAGCAGAGAGTCTGACGGTATTTCAGCGAACTCCAATTTATTGTCTGCCGAAGCCAGACTTCCCCATACCGACGTGGGGTGGAAGGCTTCTACATTTCCTGCCGGGGGCACAATTGGCGACCCGGACCGCCAGCCAGGCGTTCGTGGAAATCACTTTCCCAATCGCCGCTCACTTTCATACGGTGATACCGTTCGCCGATGTCATGGAGAGCGCCGCAAAGCGGTACATGCGGCGTGAGGTCCATGACCCGACGACGAGAGAACAACTCATTCCGCGCTACTCGTTGGGCTGTAAACGACCCAGCTTCCACAATTCCTATCTCGCAACGTACAACCGGTCCAACGTTTCGCTCGAGACGAGCGGCATAACCCATATCGACCATGCATCCGTCCATACTCGAGACGGCAAAGCTCATCCCATTGACGTCTTGATCCTGGCCACCGGCTTCAAAGTGATGGAGTCGGGCAACATGCCAACTTACGTATTGAAGGGACGCGGCGGGCTGGAGCAGGCTACATGGTGGGACGAGCATCGACTGCAGGCCTTCGAAGGGGTGAGCGTCCCGGGATTTCCGAATCATTTCAACATCTTCGGCCCGTACGGCTACAACGGTTCCTCGTACTTCACGCTCATCGAGGCGCAGAGTCGGCACATCGTCCGGTGTCTTCGTCGCGCGCGGGCGCTGGGTGCTAACTGCGTGGAGGTCAAGAAGGAGGCGAACGACCGTTATTTCGCCGAAGTGCTAAGGCGGCGTCACAGACAGGTTTTCTGGCAGCCGAGCTGTTCCAATGCCAACAGCTACTACTTCGACAGGCACGGTGACGTTCCACTCCGTCCATCAACGACTCTGGAGACCTATTGGCGGAGCCGCACCTTTCGCCTCTCGGACTACCGATTCGAGAATCGGCCCGAAGAGGTGTGTCCCCGGTGA